A stretch of the Candidatus Zixiibacteriota bacterium genome encodes the following:
- a CDS encoding IS630 family transposase has protein sequence LAREIAAWQTQRNEIEAKVDWRFTNEDARIKLKRLYPTLCG, from the coding sequence CACTTGCTCGCGAGATTGCCGCCTGGCAAACACAGCGAAATGAAATAGAGGCAAAGGTAGATTGGCGCTTCACCAATGAAGATGCCAGGATTAAACTAAAGAGATTGTATCCTACATTATGTGGTTGA